A region from the Aliarcobacter thereius LMG 24486 genome encodes:
- a CDS encoding hemolysin family protein, which yields MLLLAVFLVFLNGFFVLSEFAIVKVRRTKLEEFVKQGKGGAVLALKMSNSLDTYLSATQLGITFSSLALGWIGEPTLAKLIEANFSFLANNPVLLHTVSFIIAFSMITFLHVVFGEIVPKSIAIAKAEVMVLYIARPLYIFWIVFYPLIRFFDIVAAFVIRALGIKPATEHELSHSEEELRIIVNESFRGGHIDSVESEIIKNAVDFSETVAKEIMTPRKDMICLNSEKSYEENIRRVTSTQHTRYPYCIGGKDNIVGMVHTRDILNSALTNKEINISSLVRPIIMVPENTSISIILTRMNKSRIHLALVVDEYGGTSGLITMDDILEEIIGETTDEHDPNDKLIQEIDENIYEFDGIVNIEKVEELLEIHFDKNEISVTIGGRILNLIGRLPTVGEIIEDKDCSYEILEVQDNRIKKILCTKKVISDDINTGD from the coding sequence ATGCTTTTATTAGCAGTGTTTTTAGTTTTTTTAAATGGTTTCTTCGTTCTCTCAGAGTTTGCAATTGTTAAAGTTAGGCGAACAAAATTGGAAGAATTTGTTAAACAAGGAAAAGGTGGTGCTGTTTTAGCACTAAAAATGTCAAACTCTCTTGATACTTATTTAAGTGCAACTCAACTTGGTATTACATTTTCATCACTAGCCCTTGGTTGGATAGGTGAACCTACTTTGGCAAAACTAATAGAAGCAAACTTTTCATTTCTTGCAAATAATCCTGTATTACTTCATACAGTTAGTTTTATCATTGCATTTTCTATGATTACTTTTTTACATGTTGTTTTTGGAGAGATTGTTCCAAAATCTATTGCTATTGCAAAAGCTGAAGTTATGGTTTTATATATTGCAAGACCACTTTATATATTTTGGATAGTTTTTTATCCACTTATTAGATTTTTTGATATTGTTGCTGCTTTTGTTATAAGAGCTTTAGGTATAAAACCAGCAACAGAGCATGAACTATCTCACTCAGAAGAAGAGCTTAGAATCATTGTAAATGAAAGTTTCAGAGGTGGACATATTGATTCAGTTGAGAGTGAAATTATTAAAAATGCTGTTGATTTTTCTGAAACAGTTGCAAAAGAAATTATGACTCCTAGAAAAGATATGATTTGTTTAAACTCTGAAAAGAGTTATGAAGAAAACATAAGAAGAGTAACAAGCACTCAACACACAAGATATCCTTACTGCATAGGTGGTAAAGATAATATTGTAGGAATGGTTCATACAAGAGATATCTTAAATAGTGCTTTAACAAATAAAGAGATTAATATCTCTTCTTTAGTAAGACCGATTATTATGGTTCCTGAAAATACTTCTATTTCTATAATTCTAACAAGGATGAATAAAAGTAGAATTCACTTAGCTTTAGTTGTAGATGAATATGGTGGAACTTCTGGTTTAATTACTATGGATGATATTTTAGAAGAGATTATTGGTGAAACAACAGATGAGCATGATCCAAATGATAAATTAATTCAAGAAATAGATGAAAATATCTATGAATTCGATGGAATTGTAAATATTGAAAAAGTTGAAGAACTTTTAGAAATTCATTTTGATAAAAATGAAATATCTGTAACAATAGGTGGAAGAATTTTAAACCTAATAGGAAGACTTCCTACTGTTGGAGAGATAATAGAAGATAAAGATTGTAGCTATGAAATTTTAGAAGTACAAGATAATAGAATTAAAAAGATATTATGTACTAAAAAAGTGATTTCAGATGATATAAATACTGGAGATTAA
- a CDS encoding phospholipase A, translated as MRIFLYFLFISISFANDNLEEKLENYFEKNINKIEEKDTNYSIKQYSTKNFGLLPFKSNYILPASYYFNDFEGERKDIETIFQFSLQKNLASNLFSDNDTLNVAYTQKSFWQTTADSAPFRETVYEPELFLDFYKDYKYLKLLRLSLYHMSNGKDKEESRSSNRFYIESTFQFDNLFIIPRVWYRILERNNIDDNPDFYKYYGYGDLKLIYFYKKHSFELLLRNNLRFNSQNKGYAELNWNIPFPKFLNNDNTFFLFQVSHGYGHSFIDYDREVTNIGFGISITR; from the coding sequence ATGAGAATATTTTTATACTTTTTATTTATTTCAATAAGTTTTGCAAATGATAATTTAGAAGAAAAACTTGAAAACTATTTTGAGAAAAATATAAATAAAATAGAAGAAAAAGATACAAATTATTCAATAAAACAATATTCAACAAAAAATTTTGGCTTATTACCTTTTAAATCAAATTATATTTTACCTGCTTCTTATTATTTTAATGATTTTGAAGGTGAGAGAAAAGATATTGAAACAATATTTCAATTTAGTTTACAAAAGAATCTAGCTAGTAATCTTTTTTCAGATAATGATACTTTAAATGTTGCATATACTCAAAAATCTTTTTGGCAAACAACAGCTGATTCTGCACCATTTAGAGAAACAGTTTATGAACCAGAACTTTTTTTAGATTTTTATAAAGATTATAAATATTTAAAACTACTTAGATTATCTTTATACCATATGTCAAATGGAAAAGATAAAGAAGAATCAAGATCATCAAATAGATTTTATATAGAAAGTACATTTCAATTTGATAATCTTTTTATAATTCCTAGAGTTTGGTATAGAATTCTTGAAAGAAATAATATTGATGATAATCCTGATTTTTACAAATATTATGGTTATGGAGATTTAAAATTAATCTATTTTTATAAAAAACATAGTTTTGAATTGCTTTTAAGAAATAACTTAAGATTTAATAGCCAAAATAAAGGATATGCTGAATTAAATTGGAATATTCCTTTTCCTAAATTTCTAAACAACGATAATACTTTTTTTCTATTTCAAGTAAGTCATGGATATGGTCATAGTTTTATTGATTATGATAGAGAAGTTACAAATATTGGTTTTGGGATTAGCATTACAAGATAA
- the rpe gene encoding ribulose-phosphate 3-epimerase: MLVAPSILSADFGNLEKDIKAICDAGCDLVHVDVMDGHYVPNLTIGPVVVEAVAKVATKPLDIHLMVENNNFFVDLFAPLKPKYLSFHIESEKHPHRLIQKIRSLGISPAIVLNPHTRVEDIEYLLEDLDMVLLMSVNPGFGGQKFIPIVIEKAKKLKELIIKRNPSCLIEVDGGVSNKNIKELKESGVDIVVAGSYVFGSSNYEEAIKSLKI; the protein is encoded by the coding sequence ATGTTAGTTGCTCCATCTATATTGTCAGCAGATTTTGGAAATTTAGAAAAAGATATAAAAGCTATTTGTGATGCTGGATGTGATTTAGTTCATGTTGATGTTATGGATGGACATTATGTACCAAATTTAACTATTGGACCTGTTGTTGTTGAAGCTGTTGCAAAAGTTGCTACAAAACCACTTGATATTCATTTAATGGTTGAAAATAACAACTTTTTTGTTGATCTTTTTGCTCCATTAAAACCAAAATATTTGTCTTTTCATATTGAAAGTGAGAAACATCCACATAGATTAATTCAAAAGATTAGAAGTTTAGGAATTAGTCCAGCTATTGTTTTGAATCCTCATACGAGAGTTGAGGATATTGAATATTTATTAGAAGATTTAGATATGGTTTTATTAATGTCAGTGAACCCTGGTTTTGGTGGACAAAAATTCATACCAATAGTTATTGAAAAAGCAAAAAAATTAAAAGAACTTATAATCAAAAGAAATCCATCTTGTCTAATAGAAGTTGATGGTGGAGTTAGTAATAAAAACATAAAAGAGTTAAAAGAATCAGGAGTTGATATTGTTGTTGCTGGTTCTTATGTTTTTGGAAGTTCTAATTATGAAGAAGCGATTAAAAGCTTAAAAATATAA
- a CDS encoding phosphoribosylanthranilate isomerase has protein sequence MRVKICGITNYEDAINAVNAGASALGFVFYEKSPRYIKPQNALLIVEKLPPFVQIVGLFVNETTENINKISLESKMQVAQIIDDKNIVDYSKLNIKAIKVVRVKEKEDLEKLENIYYLVDAFVDSFGGAGKRIDLDFFKNIDCSKFILAGGLSKDNLKELNGFGFFAIDVSSAVEKEKGKKDKEKMEEFLKEAYEIL, from the coding sequence ATGAGAGTTAAAATTTGTGGAATTACAAACTATGAAGATGCAATAAATGCAGTAAATGCTGGTGCAAGTGCTTTGGGCTTTGTTTTTTATGAAAAATCTCCTAGATATATAAAACCACAAAATGCTCTACTTATAGTTGAAAAATTACCACCTTTTGTACAAATTGTTGGACTTTTTGTAAATGAAACTACTGAAAATATAAATAAAATATCTTTAGAATCAAAAATGCAAGTAGCTCAAATAATTGATGATAAAAATATAGTTGATTATTCAAAATTAAATATAAAAGCTATAAAAGTTGTAAGAGTTAAGGAAAAAGAAGATTTAGAAAAACTTGAAAACATTTACTATTTGGTTGATGCTTTTGTTGATAGTTTTGGTGGAGCTGGGAAAAGAATAGATTTAGATTTCTTTAAAAATATAGATTGCTCAAAATTTATTCTTGCTGGAGGATTAAGCAAAGATAATTTAAAAGAGCTAAATGGTTTTGGGTTTTTTGCTATTGATGTAAGTAGTGCTGTTGAAAAAGAGAAAGGCAAAAAAGATAAAGAAAAGATGGAAGAGTTTTTGAAAGAAGCTTATGAAATCTTATAA
- a CDS encoding 3'-5' exonuclease, which yields MKSYKRLVPSPNSQSNKITFIDLIRRLKKEPIEYEEFLKLLEKCTDKSFEDSQLEFELLLINGFPLDIIDNFVYLKTTNTKIEEQTFCIVDIETNGGTPKKGHQIIELGAVKYKNGEIIDKFNSLVFAKDIPIFVQEVTNITVDMLKNAPRLDKVLQEFKLFLADDVFVAHDIKFDYNFISDSFEIYNLGKLLNRKICTIDLAKRTIKSEKYGLSTLKELLNIDVNNHHRAYFDALTTSKIFEKSILNIDKNIVKTVEDLISFSKSNNILK from the coding sequence ATGAAATCTTATAAAAGATTAGTTCCATCACCAAATTCTCAATCAAATAAAATAACATTTATTGATCTTATAAGAAGATTAAAAAAAGAGCCCATAGAGTATGAAGAGTTTTTAAAATTATTAGAAAAGTGTACAGATAAATCTTTTGAAGATTCTCAATTAGAGTTTGAACTTCTATTAATAAATGGTTTTCCTCTTGATATTATTGATAATTTTGTATATTTAAAAACGACAAATACAAAAATAGAAGAGCAAACTTTTTGTATTGTTGATATTGAAACAAATGGAGGAACTCCTAAAAAAGGGCATCAAATTATTGAATTAGGTGCTGTAAAGTATAAAAATGGAGAAATTATAGATAAGTTTAACTCTTTGGTTTTTGCAAAAGATATTCCTATTTTTGTTCAAGAAGTTACAAATATAACTGTTGATATGTTAAAAAATGCTCCACGATTGGATAAAGTTTTGCAAGAGTTTAAACTATTTTTAGCAGATGATGTTTTTGTGGCACATGATATAAAATTTGATTATAACTTTATATCAGACTCTTTTGAAATATATAATCTAGGAAAACTTTTAAACCGTAAAATTTGCACTATTGATTTAGCAAAAAGAACTATAAAATCAGAAAAATATGGATTAAGTACATTAAAAGAACTTTTAAATATAGATGTTAATAATCATCATAGAGCATATTTTGATGCTTTAACAACTAGTAAAATATTTGAGAAATCTATTTTAAATATTGATAAAAATATTGTAAAAACAGTTGAAGATTTGATAAGTTTTAGTAAATCAAATAATATTTTAAAGTAA